Proteins found in one Stigmatopora nigra isolate UIUO_SnigA chromosome 15, RoL_Snig_1.1, whole genome shotgun sequence genomic segment:
- the LOC144209188 gene encoding uncharacterized protein LOC144209188 isoform X2, with translation MDPTDSKQAPTDQPVPVMDRHSQEIHLLLTEVSKMRQTLKSMQAQHTPLPHSQSACPTPASPEVTPKSPYLEPMVPPPAPYSGNLDECKQFLFQCSLVFGQQCLTYSTDRAKIGYLICCLRDEALAWACGEWKRGTDICTSYDKFTAKMRKVFDHPVRGLEAGERLRALRQGVLSVAEYSIKFRILAGESGYNDCALRYSFLWGLNEAMQIELACRDEPESFEALVELAIRIDGRLQGRRRQRRGGSHVSTAGGFQRLLPALTPAAPAPSPLIDGGPAFLVERVLDVRQRGCDLHYLVEWEGHGPEERSWIPASHFLCPDLIQDFHRDHPRALRRGSGGPRRGGRSVRPQTRMVAGGACLPITGPASNDSSTSK, from the exons ATGGACCCCACGGACTCTAAACAAGCCCCCACCGATCAACCAGTGCCAGTTATGGACCGACACAGCCAAGAAATCCACTTGCTTCTGACTGAGGTATCAAAGATGAGACAAACCCTCAAATCCATGCAGGCTCAACACACGCCCTTGCCTCACTCACAGAGTGCATGCCCAACACCAGCCTCGCCAGAGGTAACCCCTAAATCGCCGTACCTCGAACCTATGGTCCCGCCACCTGCCCCCTACAGTGGGAACCTCGACGAATGTAAACAGTTCCTTTTTCAGTGCAGTCTGGTATTTGGTCAACAATGCCTTACCTACAGCACAGACCGAGCCAAGATTGGTTACCTTATCTGCTGTCTTAGAGATGAGGCCCTGGCCTGGGCGTGCGGCGAATGGAAGCGGGGAACCGACATATGCACGTCCTATGACAAATTTACCGCGAAGATGCGAAAGGTTTTCGACCACCCGGTGCGAGGCCTGGAAGCAGGTGAGCGCTTAAGAGCTCTAAGACAAGGTGTCCTGAGTGTTGCTGAATATTCCATAAAGTTCCGCATTCTAGCCGGCGAAAGCGGGTACAATGACTGCGCCCTCCGGTACTCATTTCTGTGGGGGCTGAATGAGGCGATGCAGATCGAGCTGGCGTGCCGTGATGAGCCAGAGTCCTTCGAAGCACTTGTGGAATTGGCTATCAGGATTGATGGCCGACTACAGGGACGCCGAAGGCAGAGGCGAGGTGGCTCACACGTGAGCACCGCGGGTGGTTTTCAGCGCCTGCTTCCGGCTTTAACCCCAGCGGCTCCGGCCCCCTCTCCCTTGATTGACGGGGGCCCGGCATTTCTTGTGGAACGGGTTCTAGACGTTCGCCAACGGGGTTGCGACCTGCACTATCTGGTAGAATGGGAGGGGCACGGTCCTGAGGAGCGAAGCTGGATACCTGCCAGCCACTTCCTCTGCCCGGACCTCATCCAGGACTTCCACCGGGACCACCCGAGGGCCCTTCGTCGTGGGTCAGGTGGCCCGCGTAGGGGAGGAAGATCCGTCAGGCCCCAGACCAGAATGGTGGCTGGTGGTGCCTGTCTtccaatcacaggcccagctTCTAATGACTCGAGCACTTCAAAGT GA
- the LOC144209188 gene encoding uncharacterized protein LOC144209188 isoform X5: MDPTDSKQAPTDQPVPVMDRHSQEIHLLLTESACPTPASPEVTPKSPYLEPMVPPPAPYTQTEPRLVTLSAVLEMRPWPGRAANGSGEPTYARPMTNLPRRCERFSTTRCEAWKQFRILAGESGYNDCALRYSFLWGLNEAMQIELACRDEPESFEALVELAIRIDGRLQGRRRQRRGGSHVSTAGGFQRLLPALTPAAPAPSPLIDGGPAFLVERVLDVRQRGCDLHYLVEWEGHGPEERSWIPASHFLCPDLIQDFHRDHPRALRRGSGGPRRGGRSVRPQTRMVAGGACLPITGPASNDSSTSKCELLASEEYLKSPGT, encoded by the exons ATGGACCCCACGGACTCTAAACAAGCCCCCACCGATCAACCAGTGCCAGTTATGGACCGACACAGCCAAGAAATCCACTTGCTTCTGACTGAG AGTGCATGCCCAACACCAGCCTCGCCAGAGGTAACCCCTAAATCGCCGTACCTCGAACCTATGGTCCCGCCACCTGCCCCCTACA CACAGACCGAGCCAAGATTGGTTACCTTATCTGCTGTCTTAGAGATGAGGCCCTGGCCTGGGCGTGCGGCGAATGGAAGCGGGGAACCGACATATGCACGTCCTATGACAAATTTACCGCGAAGATGCGAAAGGTTTTCGACCACCCGGTGCGAGGCCTGGAAGCAG TTCCGCATTCTAGCCGGCGAAAGCGGGTACAATGACTGCGCCCTCCGGTACTCATTTCTGTGGGGGCTGAATGAGGCGATGCAGATCGAGCTGGCGTGCCGTGATGAGCCAGAGTCCTTCGAAGCACTTGTGGAATTGGCTATCAGGATTGATGGCCGACTACAGGGACGCCGAAGGCAGAGGCGAGGTGGCTCACACGTGAGCACCGCGGGTGGTTTTCAGCGCCTGCTTCCGGCTTTAACCCCAGCGGCTCCGGCCCCCTCTCCCTTGATTGACGGGGGCCCGGCATTTCTTGTGGAACGGGTTCTAGACGTTCGCCAACGGGGTTGCGACCTGCACTATCTGGTAGAATGGGAGGGGCACGGTCCTGAGGAGCGAAGCTGGATACCTGCCAGCCACTTCCTCTGCCCGGACCTCATCCAGGACTTCCACCGGGACCACCCGAGGGCCCTTCGTCGTGGGTCAGGTGGCCCGCGTAGGGGAGGAAGATCCGTCAGGCCCCAGACCAGAATGGTGGCTGGTGGTGCCTGTCTtccaatcacaggcccagctTCTAATGACTCGAGCACTTCAAAGTGTGAGTTATTAGCCAGTGAGGAGTATTTAAAGTCACCAGGAACATGA
- the LOC144209188 gene encoding uncharacterized protein LOC144209188 isoform X3, translating into MDPTDSKQAPTDQPVPVMDRHSQEIHLLLTESACPTPASPEVTPKSPYLEPMVPPPAPYSGNLDECKQFLFQCSLVFGQQCLTYSTDRAKIGYLICCLRDEALAWACGEWKRGTDICTSYDKFTAKMRKVFDHPVRGLEAGERLRALRQGVLSVAEYSIKFRILAGESGYNDCALRYSFLWGLNEAMQIELACRDEPESFEALVELAIRIDGRLQGRRRQRRGGSHVSTAGGFQRLLPALTPAAPAPSPLIDGGPAFLVERVLDVRQRGCDLHYLVEWEGHGPEERSWIPASHFLCPDLIQDFHRDHPRALRRGSGGPRRGGRSVRPQTRMVAGGACLPITGPASNDSSTSKCELLASEEYLKSPGT; encoded by the exons ATGGACCCCACGGACTCTAAACAAGCCCCCACCGATCAACCAGTGCCAGTTATGGACCGACACAGCCAAGAAATCCACTTGCTTCTGACTGAG AGTGCATGCCCAACACCAGCCTCGCCAGAGGTAACCCCTAAATCGCCGTACCTCGAACCTATGGTCCCGCCACCTGCCCCCTACAGTGGGAACCTCGACGAATGTAAACAGTTCCTTTTTCAGTGCAGTCTGGTATTTGGTCAACAATGCCTTACCTACAGCACAGACCGAGCCAAGATTGGTTACCTTATCTGCTGTCTTAGAGATGAGGCCCTGGCCTGGGCGTGCGGCGAATGGAAGCGGGGAACCGACATATGCACGTCCTATGACAAATTTACCGCGAAGATGCGAAAGGTTTTCGACCACCCGGTGCGAGGCCTGGAAGCAGGTGAGCGCTTAAGAGCTCTAAGACAAGGTGTCCTGAGTGTTGCTGAATATTCCATAAAGTTCCGCATTCTAGCCGGCGAAAGCGGGTACAATGACTGCGCCCTCCGGTACTCATTTCTGTGGGGGCTGAATGAGGCGATGCAGATCGAGCTGGCGTGCCGTGATGAGCCAGAGTCCTTCGAAGCACTTGTGGAATTGGCTATCAGGATTGATGGCCGACTACAGGGACGCCGAAGGCAGAGGCGAGGTGGCTCACACGTGAGCACCGCGGGTGGTTTTCAGCGCCTGCTTCCGGCTTTAACCCCAGCGGCTCCGGCCCCCTCTCCCTTGATTGACGGGGGCCCGGCATTTCTTGTGGAACGGGTTCTAGACGTTCGCCAACGGGGTTGCGACCTGCACTATCTGGTAGAATGGGAGGGGCACGGTCCTGAGGAGCGAAGCTGGATACCTGCCAGCCACTTCCTCTGCCCGGACCTCATCCAGGACTTCCACCGGGACCACCCGAGGGCCCTTCGTCGTGGGTCAGGTGGCCCGCGTAGGGGAGGAAGATCCGTCAGGCCCCAGACCAGAATGGTGGCTGGTGGTGCCTGTCTtccaatcacaggcccagctTCTAATGACTCGAGCACTTCAAAGTGTGAGTTATTAGCCAGTGAGGAGTATTTAAAGTCACCAGGAACATGA
- the LOC144209188 gene encoding uncharacterized protein LOC144209188 isoform X1: protein MDPTDSKQAPTDQPVPVMDRHSQEIHLLLTEVSKMRQTLKSMQAQHTPLPHSQSACPTPASPEVTPKSPYLEPMVPPPAPYSGNLDECKQFLFQCSLVFGQQCLTYSTDRAKIGYLICCLRDEALAWACGEWKRGTDICTSYDKFTAKMRKVFDHPVRGLEAGERLRALRQGVLSVAEYSIKFRILAGESGYNDCALRYSFLWGLNEAMQIELACRDEPESFEALVELAIRIDGRLQGRRRQRRGGSHVSTAGGFQRLLPALTPAAPAPSPLIDGGPAFLVERVLDVRQRGCDLHYLVEWEGHGPEERSWIPASHFLCPDLIQDFHRDHPRALRRGSGGPRRGGRSVRPQTRMVAGGACLPITGPASNDSSTSKCELLASEEYLKSPGT from the coding sequence ATGGACCCCACGGACTCTAAACAAGCCCCCACCGATCAACCAGTGCCAGTTATGGACCGACACAGCCAAGAAATCCACTTGCTTCTGACTGAGGTATCAAAGATGAGACAAACCCTCAAATCCATGCAGGCTCAACACACGCCCTTGCCTCACTCACAGAGTGCATGCCCAACACCAGCCTCGCCAGAGGTAACCCCTAAATCGCCGTACCTCGAACCTATGGTCCCGCCACCTGCCCCCTACAGTGGGAACCTCGACGAATGTAAACAGTTCCTTTTTCAGTGCAGTCTGGTATTTGGTCAACAATGCCTTACCTACAGCACAGACCGAGCCAAGATTGGTTACCTTATCTGCTGTCTTAGAGATGAGGCCCTGGCCTGGGCGTGCGGCGAATGGAAGCGGGGAACCGACATATGCACGTCCTATGACAAATTTACCGCGAAGATGCGAAAGGTTTTCGACCACCCGGTGCGAGGCCTGGAAGCAGGTGAGCGCTTAAGAGCTCTAAGACAAGGTGTCCTGAGTGTTGCTGAATATTCCATAAAGTTCCGCATTCTAGCCGGCGAAAGCGGGTACAATGACTGCGCCCTCCGGTACTCATTTCTGTGGGGGCTGAATGAGGCGATGCAGATCGAGCTGGCGTGCCGTGATGAGCCAGAGTCCTTCGAAGCACTTGTGGAATTGGCTATCAGGATTGATGGCCGACTACAGGGACGCCGAAGGCAGAGGCGAGGTGGCTCACACGTGAGCACCGCGGGTGGTTTTCAGCGCCTGCTTCCGGCTTTAACCCCAGCGGCTCCGGCCCCCTCTCCCTTGATTGACGGGGGCCCGGCATTTCTTGTGGAACGGGTTCTAGACGTTCGCCAACGGGGTTGCGACCTGCACTATCTGGTAGAATGGGAGGGGCACGGTCCTGAGGAGCGAAGCTGGATACCTGCCAGCCACTTCCTCTGCCCGGACCTCATCCAGGACTTCCACCGGGACCACCCGAGGGCCCTTCGTCGTGGGTCAGGTGGCCCGCGTAGGGGAGGAAGATCCGTCAGGCCCCAGACCAGAATGGTGGCTGGTGGTGCCTGTCTtccaatcacaggcccagctTCTAATGACTCGAGCACTTCAAAGTGTGAGTTATTAGCCAGTGAGGAGTATTTAAAGTCACCAGGAACATGA
- the LOC144209188 gene encoding uncharacterized protein LOC144209188 isoform X4: MDPTDSKQAPTDQPVPVMDRHSQEIHLLLTEVSKMRQTLKSMQAQHTPLPHSQSACPTPASPEVTPKSPYLEPMVPPPAPYTQTEPRLVTLSAVLEMRPWPGRAANGSGEPTYARPMTNLPRRCERFSTTRCEAWKQFRILAGESGYNDCALRYSFLWGLNEAMQIELACRDEPESFEALVELAIRIDGRLQGRRRQRRGGSHVSTAGGFQRLLPALTPAAPAPSPLIDGGPAFLVERVLDVRQRGCDLHYLVEWEGHGPEERSWIPASHFLCPDLIQDFHRDHPRALRRGSGGPRRGGRSVRPQTRMVAGGACLPITGPASNDSSTSKCELLASEEYLKSPGT; the protein is encoded by the exons ATGGACCCCACGGACTCTAAACAAGCCCCCACCGATCAACCAGTGCCAGTTATGGACCGACACAGCCAAGAAATCCACTTGCTTCTGACTGAGGTATCAAAGATGAGACAAACCCTCAAATCCATGCAGGCTCAACACACGCCCTTGCCTCACTCACAGAGTGCATGCCCAACACCAGCCTCGCCAGAGGTAACCCCTAAATCGCCGTACCTCGAACCTATGGTCCCGCCACCTGCCCCCTACA CACAGACCGAGCCAAGATTGGTTACCTTATCTGCTGTCTTAGAGATGAGGCCCTGGCCTGGGCGTGCGGCGAATGGAAGCGGGGAACCGACATATGCACGTCCTATGACAAATTTACCGCGAAGATGCGAAAGGTTTTCGACCACCCGGTGCGAGGCCTGGAAGCAG TTCCGCATTCTAGCCGGCGAAAGCGGGTACAATGACTGCGCCCTCCGGTACTCATTTCTGTGGGGGCTGAATGAGGCGATGCAGATCGAGCTGGCGTGCCGTGATGAGCCAGAGTCCTTCGAAGCACTTGTGGAATTGGCTATCAGGATTGATGGCCGACTACAGGGACGCCGAAGGCAGAGGCGAGGTGGCTCACACGTGAGCACCGCGGGTGGTTTTCAGCGCCTGCTTCCGGCTTTAACCCCAGCGGCTCCGGCCCCCTCTCCCTTGATTGACGGGGGCCCGGCATTTCTTGTGGAACGGGTTCTAGACGTTCGCCAACGGGGTTGCGACCTGCACTATCTGGTAGAATGGGAGGGGCACGGTCCTGAGGAGCGAAGCTGGATACCTGCCAGCCACTTCCTCTGCCCGGACCTCATCCAGGACTTCCACCGGGACCACCCGAGGGCCCTTCGTCGTGGGTCAGGTGGCCCGCGTAGGGGAGGAAGATCCGTCAGGCCCCAGACCAGAATGGTGGCTGGTGGTGCCTGTCTtccaatcacaggcccagctTCTAATGACTCGAGCACTTCAAAGTGTGAGTTATTAGCCAGTGAGGAGTATTTAAAGTCACCAGGAACATGA
- the desi1a gene encoding desumoylating isopeptidase 1 — protein MDNSTRYNVQLYIYDLSRGMARNLSPIMLGKQLDGIWHTAIVAYGDEFFFGGEGISSCSPGGTMLGPPDTVVELGETEVSEEIFMEYLSSLGESTYRGDRYRLFEHNCNTFTNEVAQFLTGMPIPSYITDLPSEVLSTPFGQILRPILDSIHIAPPGGNVINGGRNI, from the exons ATGGACAATTCCACAAGATATAATGTGCAGTTATATATTTACGATCTATCGAGAGGAATGGCACGCAACCTCAGTCCTATCATGCTGG GAAAGCAACTGGATGGGATATG gcaTACAGCAATAGTGGCTTATGGAGATGAGTTCTTTTTTGGAGGAGAAGGAATCTCCAGTTGCTCACCT GGTGGGACAATGCTAGGACCACCAGACACAGTCGTGGAACTTGGTGAGACTGAAGTCTCAGAGGAAATCTTCATGGAATATCTTTCGTCCCTAGGAGAAAGCACTTACAG aGGTGATAGGTATCGTCTGTTTGAGCACAACTGCAACACATTCACCAATGAGGTTGCTCAGTTCCTAACAGGCATGCCCATCCCTTCCTACATTACTGACCTCCCGTCTGAAGTCCTTTCTAC ACCATTTGGCCAGATTTTGAGGCCCATTCTGGACTCCATCCACATCGCCCCCCCTGGTGGTAATGTCATCAACGGAGGAAGAAACATCTAA